TCACCGAGGAGGAGATCAACCAGCGCCTGGAGGAGATGGCCGCCCAGATCGACGCCGACTACGCCGGCCGCGATCTGCTGCTGGTGGGTGTGCTCAAGGGGGCCGTCTACGTGATGGCCGATTTGTCGCGCCGCCTGCACCGCTCGGTGCCGATGGACTGGATGGCGGTGTCCTCCTACGGCTCGGGCACCAAGTCCAGCGGTGTGGTGCGCATTCTAAAGGATTTGGATGCCGATGTGACCGGCAGGCACGTGCTGGTGGTGGAGGACATTATCGATTCGGGCCTGACCCTGTCCTGGCTGCTGGGCAATTTGTCCAGTCGGGGTGCGGCCAGCGTGGAGATCGCCGCCCTGCTGCGCAAGCCGGAGGCCGCCAAGGTGGAGGTGGATGTCAAATACGTCGGCTTCGACATTCCCACCGAGTTCGTGGTCGGCTACGGACTGGATTATGCGGAGAAGTACCGCAACCTGTCGTTCATCGGCACATTGCGCCCGGAGGTCTACGGGGGCTGAGCGGCAGTCCGGCCATCAGCAGGCGGGGTCAGGGATGACGTCTATGACCCCCATGCCGTAGGAGGTGTGCGAGCCGACGTTGGTGTATCGCGCCAGGGCCATGAGCTGGGAGAAGACGGCCGTGGCCGGGGCACCGGTGGGGCCGCAGATCCGCAGGCGGCCGGCGCGGGCGGGGATGTGCCGATCGGCCAATCGGCCGCGGCCGTCACTCCGGGGCATGCCCAGGCCGACGGTGACGGCGTGGGTGCGGTCTTCGATGGCCAGGAGCCGCTGGAGTTCTGTGTGCCCGGGGAGGGTGGGGGCCGTATGCGGGGACCAACGGAGCCAACGGCTGTGCAAACTGGTAGCCAGGGAGGTGGGGGTGATGTCCAGGCCGTGGCGGCCGCGTGTGGTGAATACGGTGGGGGATAGCAGTTGGATATTCCAGGCGGTGGCGGTGTCCTGAAGGCTCAGTTCCTCCCAGGAGGACTGTTGGAGGACCTGGGCTTCCAGGGCAGCGGCAAGGACCGTGCGCTGGGCGCCGTCGCCGATGGGCAG
This genomic stretch from Actinomyces qiguomingii harbors:
- the hpt gene encoding hypoxanthine phosphoribosyltransferase, translated to MDAADMGQDLQQVLITEEEINQRLEEMAAQIDADYAGRDLLLVGVLKGAVYVMADLSRRLHRSVPMDWMAVSSYGSGTKSSGVVRILKDLDADVTGRHVLVVEDIIDSGLTLSWLLGNLSSRGAASVEIAALLRKPEAAKVEVDVKYVGFDIPTEFVVGYGLDYAEKYRNLSFIGTLRPEVYGG
- the cas6 gene encoding CRISPR system precrRNA processing endoribonuclease RAMP protein Cas6, which produces MPATVYIRFDVDAPVRATPRRLHAAWGHVLDLPAGLSPARAQRLPGLAHRPSHDAPGPKPYCLGQLDESPGTIGMELRFLNDRLLDTLDAWLAWGGVLPIGDGAQRTVLAAALEAQVLQQSSWEELSLQDTATAWNIQLLSPTVFTTRGRHGLDITPTSLATSLHSRWLRWSPHTAPTLPGHTELQRLLAIEDRTHAVTVGLGMPRSDGRGRLADRHIPARAGRLRICGPTGAPATAVFSQLMALARYTNVGSHTSYGMGVIDVIPDPAC